Within Montipora foliosa isolate CH-2021 chromosome 3, ASM3666993v2, whole genome shotgun sequence, the genomic segment CCAGCTaccagaatttttcaggtgtccataAGAAAGTCAGACAGTTGCTTAAAATTAATTGTCCAGATGAGTTCTAGGATCATTTCTCATGTTCATTTACTTCCTGATTTGCAGGAAACTCATTTCTAATGTTGTCATTAGTGGAAACgtttttcgttcttttttaATTGGAACTTGCCAGGTTTAACCAAGGGACAGTTGCTGCATATTTCGTTGCTGTGCTTGTTCGTAAATGTCGCCATATTTGTGAAGAGAAAAACAAGGTTAGAGGTGGATCTATTAAGGcatggttcatggttcatggttcatggttcatttatttcgcactatttacataacattaacatagaaagaaaagtatagtcacaacacgtggttacaagataaaataattacagtacaggttataaaatgtgtctggtggtcaaagtagcgaaggctttctagttgaccaccaccTACTTTTAAGTAAACGAAGAAATGACACTGAGCTTTACTGGGATatagaaaaaaacatttgtagAGCCTAGGACTAATGTACAGgagaaaattacatgtatataacttAAGCATATTAGAGATATACTGAACCACGTGAGAAATCTATAAAGGACAAGCTTAGCAAAAGggggaaaaaattaaaaggaacaTACAAGCaaacagacaacaacaacagcaacaacgacaaacaaaaacaaaagaaaagaacgaTACGTCATCAACAACAGCAGCGgtaacaaacacaaaaaatataagaagacaattattattattattattattattattattattattattattattattattattattattattattattattattactatgaaTGTTTGGGAGCGAATCGTGAAGGGGaacagggatggtgcagtggtgagagcaatcgCCTCCCTCCAATGTGACCCAGATTTGATTCCCGGACCCGACGTCATAAGtagcttgagtttgtgttggttctctactccgctccgaggtttttctccgggtcctccagttttcccctctcagcAAAAACCACCATAAatctgattccagctggctgtaagctgtgttCCAAGGTCACGCATGGGCcgtataaaaaatataaaaaactgaaaatttagCCGTGGAAGGGTGTATTGTCACATCCTCTAAAAGTACCTTGTTCGTGCGAAACTACACAATCCCACGCAACAAGATCAACCTTGGGGTTCTTATCGATGTCGCAACAACTGTTCTACATCTACCTTCATTACTGACGGACAAACTACTTACACATTCCATTCCACAGGCGAAACAAGACAAACTACTCATGACATTAACTGTAATTGAAAAAATATTATGGACAAGATACAATGCAATCGTTGCCTTAAACAATACATTGGAGAAACCAAACGAAGCCTCAAAGACCGTTTTAACGAACACCGCAGACCAGTCAACAAACCTACCAACATCTCCAAGCATTTCAGAACACTTCCTCACCGGTAAGAGATTCATACCTCATAATCATAGCTGATACCCTTGACCCTTAAGGTCTTAATACTAGAAAGATGAAATGTAATCTGCCTTTTCCCTTATATTTCTTTACCGTTATATAATTTCAGTTATCattcctattattattattattattattattattattattattattattattatacttacttacttacttacttacttacttacttacttacttacttacttacttactaacttacttacttacttacttacttacttactaacttacttacttacttacttacttactaacttacttacttacttacttactaacttacttacttacttacttacttacttacttacttacttacttacttacttacttacttacttacttacttactaacttacttacttacttacttacttacttacttacttacttactaacttacttacttactgtaCCGTTTTCGTTAAGTCCGTTAAAATCGTTATCTTTAGTGCTGTACCATATAACACGCCATATCACTATTCCAATTGTAAAGCCCGCCGCACAAGGTGacgaaagagctgagcaaacggccttgcgaggcggtttgctcagccgtctCCTCACGCGTGCggggaacttttggtgagaaattcgcctcgcgaggccgtgaggataaaatcaaacatgtttgatatttttcggcGATgcggtttgctcagctctttcctcaagtgtgcggcgggctttcttacgtgacttcagtggttcaagatggcgtcggaGGAAGAACTTCCGACGCCACTGATGCCACGTgagaaagagctgagcaaactgcctcgcgaggtgGTTTGTTCAGCTCTTTCCTcgccgtgtgcggcgggctttatGAGAAAGGAATCACTTTTCCTCAGTTTTTGCAAGACCCGGAGGGTTGCTCCGGCCATGCTCCGATCCTGCGACCTTCCGCTCAGAAGACGGTCAAACTGACGGGTAACCTAGTGGTTGGCACATATATGAAAACTCAAATACTTTTGTGTtattaacaataacaataatatttatttgaataaagtctaAAGCTGTGTGACCGAACGCAAGTGGAAAACTGCTGatcaaaattaaattaagtgAACCAGATGGAGTGGAATTAAAAGTTGGCTTCAGTTTATAAAGGGAAAGCTGAAGTACTTGGCAAAAAAAGCCTCAGAGCCaagtagagaaccagcaaactcagttccaaaaatcagttccGGGATCAAAGCCACTTTATTGCCAGTCCTGTTAGCAACTAATCAGTACCATTGTGCTTTGTTAAGTCTTCAATCTCTGATTTTGTTAATGTGGGTTTGATTTTACAGAGTTAGTGTGATGATTTTGCTGTCGTGGCTTTCGCTTTCCATTTTGAGATGCTGGTAGGTTTCACTTCTGGCCTTAGTTGACGAACAGGGATGGATAACgctgtccactggataaataTTCATTTATTGAATGACTAAATTGGCTTTGATAGTGTTTATCCGATTCGGGTTGTACAACGCAGTATGCGTTTCACCCCATGGTCAGTTGTTCAAAACCTCATTAACACTGATTATTAAAAACTTTATAGTATACTTAACAAAGTTACTGGATTCTGATTGGACGAGAGGCGTACAATTAATCCCAAATTGTACTCTCCAGGAGTACCAATTACTTTCCTTTGCAACGTTGACACAAAGTTTTCCGAAATCAACAGACTTTGGAAGGCGACCATAAAGCATCCGAAGACTTCCGAACTTTCCCAAAGATTTCCGAAGTCCTCGCGAAGACGTCGGTAGATTTCCGAAGTTGACCCTAAGAATTAAGCATGTGTCCGAGGTTCAACCGAAGTCTTTCGAAGATTTCCGATGTTGGACGGAAGAGTTTCGAAGGGTTCTGAAGTAAACACGAACGGATCGGAGGAGATATATACAAAGCTCACCGTTaccgcgttctgattggttgatcgtaattttgttgagtgtactACAGATAAAAAATCGCATGACCTTCTCGTACAAGTCGTGATTAATAGGTACTCGTGattttaaaagttctcaaattgcacttgcTTACGacttgtgcaattttgagaactttcaaaatcacTCGTACCTATTAATCACGAATTGTGCTCCTAAAAAGTATACAGAttattggataatgcaattgaattctagtgttttgattggcttagacaTCATGGTATACGAGCTATTATACCTtgctctacaaatatcagtaactgcACGCATGCATCAGTTTTCTTGTActtacaaaataaagtagggaAGATTTCTCCATAATTTGAGCAGTTTATGTAAAACAATCATTCCACTCGTGCTTGTTGggtatgagatgattatagccaacttggctCTATGCACCTAGTtgactatttaccatctcatatccaacgcgtggCCATGGAGTAATTGTTAACTAATCCGGGAAAAAATACCAACCGACCTGTGAAAATTGCCTGTCAAAAATCCGTAACAATGTAACTTTAAGATGAAGGAAaacaggattttttttaaactgaagACCGTAAAATCTTGTGGAAACTTTTTGTTACTGTTCAACAAATAAACCGCAATTCAAGTTTCCATTTATCCAGGATTATCTTTATCAGGCTTCGAACACATAACATTGACCGTGGGTATTATCTACTTTGATACGAACTTTATGAGCAACCGAAGACaaaacaattcttggttttcactcacgtgatctcaaggaaaacaaaagaaagcgtttgcacAGTAAccgagttcaattcccggaggattgggtcgggacaccaacatggccgccgtttctgtATTTGGAGAAACTAACATGGTGGCCGTGACGTCATGGAAAACCGAGAATACTTGAAAGTTGACTATGTCTTCTACCCCGTTCACTTCAAGAAATTTTATCACTCCATAAAGTTGTTTACTTGCACAGGGTTTTAATTTGTAGCAGACACACCGCACTATTACCAAATTGAACAGGTCGTAAATAAACCAAGGGGTTCTTGATGATGATAAAAGGTTTCGTGAAGCACTTTAGAATAAATATAAGCGATGTAAAAATAGAACGACGTTTCAATGACTCTCTGTCATCATAATTGACATGGAGTCATTGAAACGTCGTTCTATTTTTATATAGCTTAGGTTCTTGATGACTTACTTATTTGATTGAAATGTCGGAGAAAAGCGCTTGCCCACAGGGCAAGAGCGTGAACAAGTCTTACTCGGCGGACTtatactcttcttgaatagttgAATGAAGAAGAGACTTTCCAAGAACATCTAAAACTACTCAAGAAAAACACGGATCCGAATAGAAATAACCAACTCTCTGTTTGCCATCATAGACCTTTTCGGCAAAACTGCCCCATTCGACGTTCAACAGTTACTCAAATTAGTATATGTTGATATTTTCTTGATGCAGCATGAAGATTTTTTAGATTCAGTACATGTAGTTCCGTGCAACTGCAAGAGCTTTTAGTATGCGTCATGCAAAGCATGGAGGAATGAAAAGTGTATGTATTTAAACAAAGCAACAAGGAAAGACACAGTTTGGTCGAAGGATAATTTTGTTGCTCAGCCGGTTTAGTTCACTTGGTGTAAACACGGCATCAATCGTTGGTGACGACGACGAAATACAAACCACTAGGTCTTGTTAATGCATACTGAGACAAACCTTTTTACAATGTTTCAGGGAGGCGTTCTGGTGGAAAGTAGACGTTAAATGGAGATTTACAGCGTTGCTACTTTGCTGGTGTCTTGAAGCAAGCATGTTTTTATTCTCCTTACTTTCTTACTCAAGGGCGCggagaacaagaaagaagagaaGGTACATTGGAGTTAGCAGTCATACAAATGCGATTTCGAAATTCTCCGTTTACATGTCAGCTAAAGCGAAGCGAAATATTTTAAACCCGCAAATTGGGTTTGCGTTACGTTTTCACAGTTCACGCTTTACACACACTTTTAACGGGATTTCGCGGGACGTCGTTTTCAAACGttttcacacattttcaaaagtctaCGTTTCACTTGACCACATAGACCAAACAGAGGGCCTCACATTCCTTTTGCCAGTGCTTAACAAAACTGCGTTCGTGCGATTTGGTCAGTTCTGATTTTCAAAGTTTCCCTGCCAGCAGCGGTCTGACGAGTActggaaaagagacctctgctattGATCGAAACTCATCCTAATCCAACCGCTGTgcacaaccttggacggcactcttcaaacctcatgccccatgatatgtttgctgacagTGACTCGAGCCTGCTGTGCCCCGTTGTGTtggcattcattttaatcttggctGTGCGTAGTcaaaaacacttaagaatggtttctgtcagctaaaatagccgttttgaagaaaatttggccTTGCTTTCCAGATTTCTGCTAACAATCCATGATACTACCCCTTTAAGGGGACATATTTTCTTAGTGGACCAAGATGTTGATTTCGCCCCTGAGTGGTTCCCTGTTAAAGAACTACATAAGATCGTCTAGCTTTCTGACAGACTCAAAACTTTAAGTGCTGAGATTAACCTAATGTCGTATGACGTTCTCGACATCGACGCTATAAATTACATCCAAAGGTCATTTGATTTGTCGTAAGGTAATTACAAGTAACAATGGAAATATTCGTAACCTGTTTCAGATCCTTGTACCAGTCTAAACCAACCCTGGCCAGCCGAGAAAAATGTCATAGTAGTGAATCAGAGATAAAGAATTTGAATTACGAGGTGAAGcccattcttttaaaatttctttgtaATCgctctgtttgtttgtttgttgttttttttttttttcgcgtggTTGTTTGTTTGCCCAAGCAACTGAAAAGCGCACGTGGCTATGCCAATGTAATAGCAAGGGACTTGTTAAGTTAAGATATTTTCCGGACTAACACACGCGCTCTTACATAACCAAGGGGACATTTCTTCATTCATgttctcttttgtttgtttgctttttgtttgaaGCAGTCCTCGCAATCCCGCAGTGAAGCTTTTGAGTCATTAGACAACAATTTAAATGGTCTGACGCTTGGACTACCGAAAAGAAGACAAAACGGTTACAGCACGCATGTTGGTACGTGTAAAGTACACCTCTTGATTTCCCTCTTGCGAATTTCATTTGAATATGAATTCTTGTCAGAGTCAATGATCGAGGTGACCCAGGCATGTTCCGGGGAAATTTTCGATTCATTCCCGGAGCCAGCCCATGAAGACATTTAAAAACCATTCTCACTGTGTGAATTTGCTGGTGCTGAGCAAAATGTTTCCCGCCaagaagttcgaacttcagCATCCCAAGGAGGCTCGATTGTCGCCACTTTCTCGTGTCTGGCCTTAGTTTCCTTGCCAAGGATTGAAGATCGGACCGTTCCTCAGGAGAGGAGCTCGGGTTCCTTTCCGGAAACaacggctggtaatcgagcctacatCATAACTTTGAAATGTCAAAACACGAGCTGCTCTATTTTAAAGTTTGCCCTGTACTTCACAGTCACCCCAAAGTGGGTTAAAATAGTCAAAGTGAGGTTGAATTACAGCTTGGTACATTATATTGTACATTAGGTTGCTTGGGGAACCCGCGTCATTGTGACTGCTTACTCGCTTCAGCTCTTTGTAACTAAACTGCTGTACTTTGACACTATTACCTCTCCTTCAAAATATACTTTTCAGCAGAAGTTTGTTGAAACGTTTGGCTTTTAGAGTGGCATCGCATAGCCGTTTTGCTGCTTGTCTGGCTGGACTGGATTCACCAAGATACAGAAAATGGCCAAAAACCAGAAATTCACCAATGTCGTTCCTTTTATTCATTTGTGTCTTTTTGTCTTCGCTTTTATTTTCCGTTGTGTTATCATCATTTCTTGCATGAAGGCTGCTTTTGGAGCCAGACTGTCCACAGTAACAGCAAGGAATCACCTTTGGTGTCTATGCATGAACGTCCCCTCATAGTTCCCGCGACGCTGCAGTACTCTGGCCTCAGACATCGAGGAGTTGCATGTGAGAAGGGTCAGTCAGTTAAGTCGTCTTTTAGTAGTTACGACAAACAGTGTAAAAGgtaaccaatcactgagttgTATGTAACACATGTGAGCGCAATGGCCCAATCAGAAAGTTTGGTTGCTGGACTCCAATACTCGCTTTCCGCGTATGATCTGAGCCCCAGTCAGACGTCAGAAAACCACGCACTTTGGCTTTTCCGGGGTGTAGTCGTTTGCCTTAATGATGACCATGGTCCGTATAATTCACGGAAAAAATTCTTGTATTCTACGACTGAAACTGTCGACGAAATGACGGTTAAAATGTGGCGAATTTCAGAGAcatggggccggttgctcgaggcctggttagcgctaatcgttggttaagaggtatcaaaacctgtaggcttccatggtatttaatgctggttggcgctaaccatgcttcgagcaacctgggCGTGGACTACGACTGGGCCTCGTCCGTGGATGCGAACCTcaagatttttttcttgtttacttAAGTATCTTCACCTTCATATAAAGCGAACATATGCGAGTTCATATCAGATATATATTTTGCCGTTCTAAATGCACCGCAGTTTAATAGCCAAACGTGGAACCATTTTGCCCACGAACTTGAAAGCACACAAACACAAGCACAAACTGCTTTTCAAATgattgattttaaactcaactcgcgttaaggacggtgcctactaattaaagatactTTTGTCCCCGGTGTATGATTATGCAgtaaatgtagatcttaacaagtgttattgaaatccaaaaagaaaattaggggtaaccacgcatttttcaaagataattcatgaataatatttgtaaaaagctttaaaatacaaagcaatgtttggagttctttctcaaattgaagcttaattatctctcaaaaatgcatgattacccctaattttctttttggataccaagagtacttactaagatatactttttccggatagttttaaaccgcgcaaaaatatcccagtgttagtaagcatcaccgatgcgcaataacaatagtaggcaccgtccttaagtactGAACCGATTTTTTTACGTCATCGGATTCGACCGGAGTCGGCGTCCACACGATATCAGATTCATATCGTATTCAAAAGTAAGAGTTTCCACTCAGGACTGCGGATTCAAATCATTGGAAactcgccggatacgtgtgaacGAAAGGTGCATCCGCAACGAAAAGTTTGCGGATTTAAAATGTATCCGCATACAGGGTCATCGGAGGCCTCGCTtccattcataggccaggtaacttagctacaacggtaaaatggtctattgtacaATTTTATGCTAAGTCTATTGTTTTCGTTGTTTAAATACCACTATTTTGTACAGCCTGGTAATTTGTATTTTACAGAAATTTTGTTTGCGCTCTAAACTCTACAGTTATCTAAAATTTTAGATTATAGAGACTTTAGAGCTATCTGCTCTACTATTTGGTTTGACTAAATTTTCTTGTAACAAAATGCTTGTCACTTCAATAGCCCAAGAAGTAATGAAACATGACATAACAACAAGAAACTACAGTAATCTCTTTACAACTGTAGGAAAATTATTGGAAAAGAATTATATTTTGCATTGTTATTACATTTGTGTTAACCATGAAGGCATAATTTGTAAAATCCATTGCTTTTCCAAAGTTAGGGAAAATTAGGTTAGTTCTCTTGTTATGCAAAGTAGGGGAGGGGGTTGTATCACGTAAATATTGAATAAAGAGGGGGTCATtggtatttacatttacatggcttgcacgggggaggggggcttACAGACATTTTGATCTTTCCAACAtatttcccccctccccccctaaAGTCTTGAGCGGTCCCTAAAGTGTATCAATTTTTTGTGTTCGAGTTAAAATATTAGCGGTACAAATATAATTTTATTCTATTGAAAGTGATGCTCGCAGGAAGAAAAACACTTGCCGAACCAGCTAATGAAATCTGTCTTTTCTTTGCCTTTCAGTCTCACGGTCTTTTGGCATCAAGTCGTGTGCGTTCTCCTCCGATGAAGATAGCTGCTCAGACTCGGTCAACGAGGAGCCTTTAAAACAGGTGAGAGAATACAAGGTTTATTCGATAGATTGTCACGAAAGACCGTgtatttcctcaaaaatgatGCAAAACAACTATGGCAAAAAAACATGGAACGTGTTTCTAAGTGCCGTGCAGCCCAAATAGAAACAATGAAGGTACGTAAGCACAACGAACACGGACAAGctattaaaccaatcagaacgcgagGCTAATACGTGAGGCCGGCTTGAGGCCGGCGCTAAGGAAACGCACGAAAACGCGTgagcttctgattggtcaacaaGCTGGCAAGAAATTTGAGTCAACCAATAACTGAGCGTAGCCGAACGATTGTCAATGGCTTAAGGTCTCTTAAAAATTGAAAGGAAAACTTTACCTGGTCTTTCGCGACAAATGAAATGCGTCCGTCGAATCTGTAAGCTTGCTCTTTCTTCATGGTGAAATGGAGAGTGAAAGGGCCTGAGCCTACACGCGCCCCTTAGAATTTGGAGTTCCGCCTGCCTGATGTCACGCTTAGCGAGCTGtcgaaaattagccaatcatagcgcaCCGGAAGTAAATATGGATGTAAACAGTAAGTCACCTTTTGAGTAGGTGTTTTACCGATGGCTGAGGAAGAAACTCCGAAAAAATTGAAATGTAAAGGAAGGATGCCTTCGCTGATCAGCGATAACGCTTTGTAGCGGACAGACAACTAACACGGTAAAACGTCGTTCTCGTTCAATTTTGGCTGTAACGACAAACAGTAAAAAATCAGACTTATCCTGTGGGATCCTGTGGGTAACAGCTAGAACGTCGTTTCATTCCATCACAGAGGCCATTGCATCGCGTTTGTTGACTCATAAAGTTACGGTAAAACTCAATGAGATGTATCCAGGTGGTAATAGGAGATAATCGTTAAAACCTAAATCATACCTGCTTTTTGAGCAAAACCAAACATGATATGCTTTCTGGtgaaactatttttttattctttccaCAGAACCCTCCAATAAGTAAGGCCAAGCACACAAAACTCGGATCAGAAGAACGATCCACGAAGAAAAAGTGGTTTCCGATAACCATcaaaaagcaaacaagattTGTGCCCGCAAGGACGTTCTTGCTCGTTTCAAGCTTATTcttgaacttttattttattattttgttcacCGAGTGGCCGGCACGACTTTTACGGTGTATAATGAAGATAACTGCTCTATAAAAGAAGATTTAGTTAATTGTCTAGAGGtaaggcgagatctcggaaaccgggccagcccggtgaaccggctcatatgaagaggccctaagAAAACAGCAAATTCGGCGAAAAGTCTCTTTTACCAAGAAACAAAGCTGTCGAGCGAATACTGAAACGAAAAATGTGACGCTAGAATGAAACGATGTCTATGGTTCTGTGATGACACCCTGCAATCTGCCTTCACTGCAACCGAAAATCTTTCCCTCCGTcgaatagggaagatatctgtttacaagcattgcttttgttattcaaatgtgccaaccgcAGGAacaagaccctttgtttcgacagccaatgaggctctggttggcacattaatgacaatagctGACGTCAACGACATCTTCCCTATAGGGGAATCCGtctttgtttaaatttttggCACATTAGGgaccgaccatttaactcttgagggggcgggtgatttctggtcagcaagtttttttttctagcaatctggtgggcaggatatttttttccctccttaatgctctgcaggatattttttttctctcctcatttctctgcaggatttttttccctcaaaaagtgtcgtgtttacatttacagaatgtgtttacatttacattgtggttattTTAGAATCGAGCCATGTGAAATCGACAAGAACTTTAGGGTCCTGAGGAAGTGCTCGAACAAGTTcgattgtttgatttttgaaatgttttttgttcgggaccttaagccaaaattaaacaaacaaagtgATTCTATCCGCGCAAAtctgtttgcttaacacttccaatagttttcattcttttcaccttttatttacactttattttcgcattctttttttttattgttcgtATATAAATACTtagccccccaccccccccccccccaggaaTGATGAAATCGCTTTGcagcactttttttttcttgctcgCAGCAgtgcaataatttttttgtatttcattcgtgctgcatgcaatttttttcttccaacaagcgcttgcaggaaatttttttttcaaaatcacccaCCTCCCCGCCCCcttcaagagttaaatggtcggctCCTTACTTAGTAGAAGGCTATCggtttctaatcagtcagccgaaaataaagtactgaatattgaaagtacaTTGCAGAATAAGatatctggaaataagaacccgatattaaacaattattggatgaggtttttgtgatatccggattaatcaaggtcgaggtaagtgttatcagccgaagccgaaggctgaggctgataacactaaccgagaccttgattattccagatatcacaaaaaccgaacctaataattgttttattatacattgttttgaaaaaagtaacgacaaacgcattatctgtgggtacagattagtgaataatctgtaggttgcgctgtttcccagaattaactgtaggcttttagccaatgagaagacagatggtgactgcAATGTATAATAAACCAGATAATCTGAGAGCAATGGTTGTCTATAGAGGCACGAATAtacactcaagtgaagaaaagttgggCCCTAGGGATCCCCACGTTGCTAAGTGGccccattaatctgctgcgttgccagcgtggtgggcttgatggtgtagtggcttagcatgcccgactagtaatcagggagacgtgggttcgagtcccgctcagggcaaaaaccaaaaaaaaccaGTTTTTCGGATGGgagtgtcgaaaggtaaaatggaCGGTATGTGCTAGTCTCTGTAACGTAACGTAAATGGTTGTCTACTTTCTTAAATCCCATAATAAACCTATTTTATCCCAAAAAAAGTTGCATAGGCATAGTTTTCGATTTATCTTGAGACATCTTCATCTCCCAGGAGAAAtggaaaacaatgattatgcaaatttttgggggtaaacaagatgtattatgggatttgagaaagtagagagtGGGATGATTAGCGCCTTTGCCACCCAATtgagaatttatcagtttttgatggcttaCAACTCTTTCGTCATCAAAGCCAAAAAGACTTAATTTGAGATTTAACTCAGGGTGCGTTTCTTTGgaatgatccgaaaaaggatcattgatgcaagatcacttggatcacggttCATCAACGGAACCAATAAATgcactctgggaaaggattcttcggttcctttgatgcaccataATGCACGTGATCTTGGATcaatgatcctttttcggatcatcccaaagaagAGCAATCTAAGTTTAActacagtccgacctctattaagcggccacctattaagcggccacccttcattaagcggccactttccaaagtcccgatttatttgtcagtaaattgctgtacttaagacctctattcaacggtcacctccattaagcggccgcggccacctttttgctgtcgcaagtgtaacatttatatggttttttacctccattaagcggccagcaAATTATCTTTCCTAGCGAAATGTTGACAGATGTTACAAGATGATaactgataacaacaagaaaacaagaaccgtGATTTAATCTCTACTATAACAAGTcaca encodes:
- the LOC137997711 gene encoding transmembrane protein 201-like isoform X2; its protein translation is MEESVPVDTLGATSTQYRFATAGRYTGQVSLVTQPRLCKECNQNQAFKIQELNSFEPLKESDFQAELDIYKQQLDVKYKLCLACHDIVIQHLKKQAVDLKTFLLGNHLQQSKSTPTKLLIKSSSCESSLLLLAHLTCVLLASVLVCSESITDKHGDLICDEIVWLQNIHPKNERASFSSFGDTNATSMGKQLVLYMYFSILVKVVLRSFCERGWKLLLNVSSLTKGQLLHISLLCLFVNVAIFVKRKTRVSVMILLSWLSLSILRCWEAFWWKVDVKWRFTALLLCWCLEASMFLFSLLSYSRARRTRKKRRSLYQSKPTLASREKCHSSESEIKNLNYESSQSRSEAFESLDNNLNGLTLGLPKRRQNGYSTHVGCFWSQTVHSNSKESPLVSMHERPLIVPATLQYSGLRHRGVACEKVSRSFGIKSCAFSSDEDSCSDSVNEEPLKQNPPISKAKHTKLGSEERSTKKKWFPITIKKQTRFVPARTFLLVSSLFLNFYFIILFTEWPARLLRCIMKITAL
- the LOC137997711 gene encoding transmembrane protein 201-like isoform X1 — encoded protein: MEESVPVDTLGATSTQYRFATAGRYTGQVSLVTQPRLCKECNQNQAFKIQELNSFEPLKESDFQAELDIYKQQLDVKYKLCLACHDIVIQHLKKQAVDLKTFLLGNHLQQSKSTPTKLLIKSSSCESSLLLLAHLTCVLLASVLVCSESITDKHGDLICDEIVWLQNIHPKNERASFSSFGDTNATSMGKQLVLYMYFSILVKVVLRSFCERGWKLLLNVSSLTKGQLLHISLLCLFVNVAIFVKRKTRVSVMILLSWLSLSILRCWEAFWWKVDVKWRFTALLLCWCLEASMFLFSLLSYSRARRTRKKRRSLYQSKPTLASREKCHSSESEIKNLNYEQSSQSRSEAFESLDNNLNGLTLGLPKRRQNGYSTHVGCFWSQTVHSNSKESPLVSMHERPLIVPATLQYSGLRHRGVACEKVSRSFGIKSCAFSSDEDSCSDSVNEEPLKQNPPISKAKHTKLGSEERSTKKKWFPITIKKQTRFVPARTFLLVSSLFLNFYFIILFTEWPARLLRCIMKITAL